The following are encoded in a window of Amycolatopsis lexingtonensis genomic DNA:
- a CDS encoding ABC transporter ATP-binding protein: MDNMWGLWSSAMRAGDVPKGLSRGTLKRVARFARPHWRRLLAFLVLTVVSAVLAVSTPVLAGKVVDAIVGGHDLPVVVWLAVVIAGLAIADAGLGLVERWQSARIGEGIIFDLRRAVFEHVQRMPVAFFTRTRTGALVSRLNNDVIGAQRTFTATLSGLVTNVIQLALSLAVMLTLSWQVTLIALVLLPIFVIPARRLGRRMAGLQREAANLNAGMTTQMTERFSAPGATLVKLFGRPVQEADDFALRAGRVRDIGVRTAMLTRWFMTSLTLVSALAQALVYGLGGYLALTGKLAPGTVVALALLLTRLYAPLTALANVRVDVMTALVSFERVFEVLDLEPMIKEKPSARALPPSDGVSVEFAGVRFGYPAADRYSLASLEDVATLDHRGGEEVLHGISFRAEPGQMVALVGSSGAGKSTIASLLPRLYDVDSGSVRLSDVDVRDLSFASLRQTVGVVTQDGHLFHDTIRANLAYARPGVTDDEIWEALERARLGELVHSLPDGLDTTVGERGYRLSGGERQRLTIARLLLAQPKVVILDEATAHLDSESEAAVGEALTHALAGRTALVIAHRLSTVRAANQILVLEHGEIVERGTHEELLARGGRYATLHATQFADEEPAVA, translated from the coding sequence ATGGACAACATGTGGGGGCTGTGGAGTTCGGCGATGCGCGCCGGCGACGTGCCGAAGGGGCTCAGCCGCGGCACGCTCAAGCGCGTCGCCCGCTTCGCCCGGCCGCACTGGCGGCGGTTGCTGGCTTTCCTCGTCCTGACGGTCGTCTCGGCCGTCCTCGCCGTGAGCACACCGGTGCTGGCGGGCAAGGTGGTCGACGCGATCGTCGGCGGGCACGACCTGCCGGTGGTCGTCTGGCTCGCCGTCGTCATCGCCGGGCTGGCGATCGCGGACGCCGGGCTGGGCCTGGTCGAGCGGTGGCAGTCCGCGCGCATCGGCGAGGGCATCATCTTCGACCTGCGCCGCGCGGTGTTCGAGCACGTGCAGCGGATGCCGGTCGCGTTCTTCACCCGCACCCGCACCGGCGCGCTGGTCTCACGGCTCAACAACGACGTCATCGGCGCGCAGCGGACGTTCACCGCGACGCTGTCCGGGCTGGTCACGAACGTCATCCAGCTGGCGCTGTCGCTGGCGGTCATGCTCACGCTGTCCTGGCAGGTCACGCTGATCGCGCTGGTGCTGCTGCCGATCTTCGTCATCCCCGCGCGCCGGCTCGGCCGCCGGATGGCCGGGCTGCAGCGGGAAGCCGCGAACCTCAACGCCGGCATGACCACGCAGATGACCGAGCGGTTCTCCGCGCCGGGCGCCACGCTGGTGAAGCTCTTCGGCCGCCCGGTGCAGGAAGCGGACGACTTCGCGCTGCGGGCCGGGCGCGTGCGCGACATCGGCGTGCGCACCGCGATGCTGACCCGCTGGTTCATGACCAGCCTGACCCTGGTTTCGGCGCTGGCGCAGGCGCTGGTCTACGGCCTCGGCGGCTACCTCGCGCTGACCGGCAAGCTCGCGCCGGGCACCGTGGTCGCGCTGGCGCTGCTGCTGACCCGGCTCTACGCGCCGCTGACCGCGCTGGCCAACGTCCGCGTCGACGTGATGACCGCGCTGGTGTCGTTCGAGCGGGTCTTCGAGGTGCTGGACCTGGAGCCGATGATCAAGGAGAAGCCGTCCGCGCGGGCACTGCCGCCGTCGGACGGGGTTTCGGTCGAGTTCGCGGGAGTCCGCTTCGGCTACCCGGCCGCGGACCGGTACTCGTTGGCGTCGCTGGAAGACGTCGCCACGCTCGACCACCGCGGCGGCGAAGAAGTGCTGCACGGCATCTCGTTCCGCGCCGAGCCGGGGCAGATGGTCGCGCTGGTCGGGTCTTCGGGGGCGGGGAAGTCGACGATCGCTTCGCTGCTGCCGCGCTTGTACGACGTGGATTCGGGCTCGGTGCGACTGTCCGATGTGGACGTCCGCGACCTGAGTTTCGCTTCGCTGCGGCAAACCGTCGGCGTGGTGACCCAGGACGGGCACCTGTTCCACGACACGATCCGCGCCAACCTGGCGTACGCGCGGCCCGGCGTCACCGACGACGAGATCTGGGAAGCCCTGGAGCGGGCGCGGCTGGGCGAACTGGTCCACTCGCTGCCGGACGGCCTCGACACGACGGTGGGCGAGCGCGGCTACCGCCTGTCCGGCGGCGAGCGCCAGCGCCTCACCATCGCGCGGTTGCTGCTGGCGCAGCCGAAGGTGGTGATCCTCGACGAGGCGACGGCCCACCTGGACTCCGAGTCCGAGGCGGCGGTCGGCGAGGCGCTGACGCACGCGCTGGCGGGCCGTACGGCGCTGGTCATCGCGCACCGGCTGTCGACGGTTCGCGCGGCCAACCAGATCCTGGTCCTGGAGCACGGCGAGATCGTCGAACGCGGCACGCACGAGGAACTGCTGGCCCGCGGCGGGCGGTACGCGACGTTGCACGCGACGCAGTTCGCGGACGAGGAGCCCGCGGTGGCTTGA
- a CDS encoding LLM class flavin-dependent oxidoreductase: MTTIGLKPPQQHVGIAELREAWAIVDDAGFDGCWVFDHLAPMGPDRTGDVFDGWSLLAAMAEATKRVRIGCLVAGNTNRHPGTFAKIAATVDHLSGGRLDVGLGAGGDTHTDTMMGTPTPPTVERVERLAEACEILRLLWTRPVTDFAGRHYTLRGAVSDPKPRQAKPPLWLGSSGEKLGLRVVAEHADVWLNAALPGTPIAELRRLSRVLDEHCAAAGRDPAAIRRAVQFRLPADADAALRLTRDYVEAGFTELVLMPAGPGGVVAACETAAKLLPRLRDVG; encoded by the coding sequence ATGACCACGATCGGGCTCAAGCCGCCCCAGCAGCACGTCGGCATCGCCGAACTCCGCGAGGCGTGGGCGATCGTCGACGACGCCGGGTTCGACGGCTGCTGGGTGTTCGACCACCTCGCCCCGATGGGGCCGGACCGCACCGGCGACGTCTTCGACGGCTGGAGCCTCCTGGCCGCGATGGCCGAAGCGACGAAACGGGTGCGCATCGGATGTCTGGTCGCCGGGAACACCAACCGCCACCCGGGCACGTTCGCGAAGATCGCGGCCACCGTCGACCACCTCTCCGGCGGCCGCCTCGACGTCGGCCTCGGCGCGGGCGGCGACACCCACACCGACACTATGATGGGCACCCCGACCCCGCCTACGGTCGAACGCGTCGAAAGGCTCGCCGAGGCCTGCGAAATCCTCCGTCTGCTGTGGACCCGGCCGGTGACGGACTTCGCCGGCCGCCACTACACGCTGCGCGGAGCGGTCAGCGATCCGAAGCCACGCCAGGCGAAACCGCCACTCTGGCTGGGCAGCAGCGGCGAGAAGCTCGGCCTGCGGGTGGTCGCCGAGCACGCCGACGTCTGGCTCAACGCGGCCCTGCCGGGCACCCCGATCGCCGAGCTGCGCCGGCTTTCCCGGGTCCTCGACGAACACTGCGCCGCCGCCGGCCGCGACCCGGCGGCGATCCGCCGCGCCGTGCAGTTCCGGCTGCCCGCCGACGCGGACGCGGCGCTGCGGCTGACGCGGGACTACGTCGAAGCGGGCTTCACCGAACTGGTCCTGATGCCCGCCGGGCCGGGCGGCGTGGTCGCGGCCTGCGAAACGGCGGCGAAGCTCCTCCCCCGCCTGCGAGACGTCGGCTGA
- a CDS encoding S8 family serine peptidase, translating into MRRTRSTRSRSTVLTAGAAALLAALGLVSPPVAGAATASTPDAFTETAQQQIAALQAVKAGRTATESKVDSKLLVAEKGVAKQLNALQSGASAAGTALVDIRASKVTPDLIAGLTKAGAGIRAVSDRYASVRAEVPVAKVSEIAARGDVKRVEQADEAMTARELATPATTPGKTETKQQKADRIAGELQKALNTKAQRSAAAAATLTSEGDRAHNADLARQQFGVTGVGVKACALSDGVDSLAASVAKGELPPDVDVIAGQEGDGDEGTAMLEIVHDLAPNAKLGFASAFNSDASFADNIRKLRFESHCDVIVDDVIYFKESPFQDWIIAQAVNDVTADGALYFSSAGNEGNVASGTAGHWEGDFVDSGKSVGKFAGTAHNFAGAAGTQIYEPISDASSAGVPVTLHWSDPLGASANDYDLYLLNSAGAVVSFSQDVQTGTQDPYERVTTPSFGGTGLRLAIVKFSGQNRYLSLSALRGRFSDSADGLKAFNTPGVTVGHSAARDAFSVAAAPAAKAFGRPLEPGDPANPAGPYPGSFSGATKAERFSSDGPRRVFYEADGTPITPGNVSSTGGEVRNKPEITAADGVTTSVTGFNPFFGTSAAAPHAAAIASLVLSGNPGLPPSEVREALINTAVDIESPGRDNYTGAGVILADKVLAYTGASPQPLAVAKQPTVTPADGGSALDPGDTAKVTLPVTNDGDGTAVSTSVVLTSPTPGVTVAPRSKSYGTISPGQTGVNDFTITVPASQQLGVPVVLNARVSFAGAHSPTTQTFSLPVGTPSPVAQDFAYTGAPVAIPDNSPVGASVTIPVTGVGRASKVTFSVDGTTCSTDPTSTTVGLNHSYVGDLVGTLTAPSGAKATVFQRNGSSGKNLCQVVFADNAAAAFSTVTSANAPFTGTWRPTQSLTGGLTGAAADGTWTFGVVDAAGGDSGFIRSVALHINGFVQPPAAGAPSNVRGVTNNGPVHPL; encoded by the coding sequence GTGCGTCGTACCCGTTCCACGAGATCGAGATCCACCGTCCTCACCGCCGGGGCCGCGGCACTGCTCGCCGCGCTCGGCCTGGTGTCCCCGCCCGTCGCGGGGGCCGCCACCGCGTCCACCCCGGACGCTTTCACCGAAACCGCGCAGCAGCAGATCGCCGCCCTGCAGGCGGTCAAGGCGGGCCGCACCGCCACCGAGTCCAAAGTGGACAGCAAGCTGCTCGTCGCCGAAAAGGGCGTCGCCAAGCAGCTGAACGCGCTCCAGTCCGGCGCCTCCGCGGCGGGGACCGCCCTGGTCGACATCCGCGCGAGCAAGGTCACGCCGGACCTGATCGCCGGGCTCACCAAGGCCGGCGCGGGCATCCGCGCGGTGTCCGACCGCTACGCCAGCGTCCGGGCCGAAGTCCCTGTGGCGAAGGTCAGCGAGATCGCCGCCCGTGGTGACGTCAAGCGCGTCGAACAGGCCGACGAGGCGATGACCGCCCGCGAGCTGGCCACCCCCGCGACGACGCCGGGGAAGACCGAGACCAAGCAGCAGAAGGCCGACCGCATCGCCGGCGAACTGCAGAAAGCCCTGAACACCAAGGCGCAGCGCAGCGCCGCCGCGGCCGCGACCCTCACCAGCGAGGGCGACCGCGCGCACAACGCCGACCTCGCCCGCCAGCAGTTCGGCGTCACCGGCGTCGGGGTCAAGGCTTGCGCGCTGTCCGACGGTGTCGACTCCCTCGCCGCTTCGGTGGCCAAGGGCGAGCTGCCGCCGGACGTCGACGTCATCGCCGGCCAGGAAGGCGACGGCGACGAGGGCACCGCGATGCTCGAGATCGTCCACGACCTCGCGCCGAACGCGAAGCTGGGCTTCGCCTCCGCGTTCAACTCCGACGCCAGCTTCGCCGACAACATCCGCAAGCTGCGCTTCGAGTCGCACTGCGACGTCATCGTCGACGACGTCATCTACTTCAAGGAATCGCCGTTCCAGGACTGGATCATCGCCCAGGCCGTGAACGACGTGACCGCGGACGGCGCGCTGTACTTCTCCTCGGCCGGCAACGAAGGCAACGTCGCCAGCGGCACCGCCGGGCACTGGGAAGGCGACTTCGTCGACTCGGGCAAGTCGGTCGGCAAGTTCGCCGGCACCGCGCACAACTTCGCCGGCGCGGCGGGCACCCAGATCTACGAGCCCATCTCCGACGCCTCCTCGGCCGGTGTCCCGGTGACGCTGCACTGGTCCGACCCGCTGGGCGCCTCGGCCAACGACTACGACCTCTACCTGCTCAACTCCGCGGGCGCGGTCGTCAGCTTCAGCCAGGACGTCCAGACCGGCACCCAGGACCCGTACGAGCGCGTCACGACGCCGTCGTTCGGCGGCACCGGGCTGCGGCTGGCCATCGTGAAGTTCTCCGGCCAGAACCGCTACCTGTCGCTGTCCGCGCTGCGCGGCCGGTTCTCCGACTCGGCGGACGGGCTCAAGGCCTTCAACACCCCGGGCGTGACGGTCGGCCACTCGGCCGCTCGGGACGCCTTCAGCGTCGCGGCGGCTCCGGCGGCCAAGGCGTTCGGCCGGCCCCTCGAGCCGGGTGACCCGGCCAACCCGGCCGGCCCGTACCCGGGTTCGTTCAGCGGCGCCACCAAGGCCGAGCGGTTCAGCTCCGACGGCCCGCGGCGGGTGTTCTACGAGGCCGACGGCACGCCCATCACTCCGGGCAACGTGTCCTCGACCGGCGGCGAGGTCCGGAACAAGCCGGAGATCACCGCGGCCGACGGCGTCACCACCAGCGTGACCGGCTTCAACCCGTTCTTCGGCACCTCGGCGGCCGCGCCGCACGCCGCCGCCATCGCCTCGCTCGTGCTGTCCGGCAACCCCGGGCTGCCGCCGTCCGAGGTGCGCGAGGCGCTGATCAACACCGCGGTCGACATCGAAAGCCCGGGCCGCGACAACTACACCGGGGCCGGCGTCATCCTCGCGGACAAGGTGCTCGCCTACACCGGCGCCAGCCCGCAGCCGCTCGCGGTGGCCAAGCAGCCGACGGTCACCCCGGCCGACGGCGGCTCGGCGCTCGACCCGGGCGACACCGCCAAGGTGACGCTGCCGGTGACCAACGACGGTGACGGCACCGCGGTGTCCACCAGCGTCGTGCTCACCAGCCCGACCCCGGGGGTCACGGTCGCGCCGCGGTCCAAGTCCTACGGCACCATCAGCCCGGGACAGACCGGCGTCAACGACTTCACCATCACCGTCCCGGCGAGCCAGCAGCTCGGCGTGCCGGTGGTGCTGAACGCCCGGGTCAGCTTCGCCGGCGCGCACTCGCCGACGACGCAGACGTTCTCGCTCCCGGTCGGCACCCCGTCGCCGGTCGCGCAGGACTTCGCCTACACCGGCGCGCCGGTGGCGATCCCGGACAACAGCCCGGTCGGCGCGTCGGTGACCATCCCGGTTACCGGGGTCGGCCGCGCGTCCAAGGTGACGTTCTCCGTCGACGGCACCACGTGCAGCACCGACCCGACGTCGACGACGGTGGGTCTGAACCACTCCTACGTCGGTGACCTGGTCGGCACGCTGACCGCGCCTTCGGGTGCGAAGGCGACGGTGTTCCAGCGCAACGGCAGCTCGGGCAAGAACCTGTGCCAGGTCGTCTTCGCCGACAACGCGGCGGCGGCCTTCAGCACGGTGACGTCGGCGAACGCGCCGTTCACCGGCACCTGGCGGCCGACGCAGTCCCTGACCGGCGGCCTGACCGGCGCGGCCGCGGACGGCACGTGGACGTTCGGCGTGGTGGACGCGGCGGGCGGCGACAGCGGCTTCATCCGCTCGGTCGCCCTGCACATCAACGGGTTCGTCCAGCCCCCGGCGGCCGGCGCGCCGTCGAACGTGCGGGGCGTGACCAACAACGGCCCGGTGCACCCGCTGTAA
- a CDS encoding MarR family winged helix-turn-helix transcriptional regulator, with the protein MSSDLEAPPAVTRRLGYLLKHAQVRLAELAEPLYEPLGVTGRQLALLALFGDGPGRSQQDGAARLGVDRTTMVALVDELEAKGLVRREVAPGDRRKRLVALTAEGERIREAGEEATRRAEALLLAPLSAEGADGLRAALLQVVRAE; encoded by the coding sequence GTGTCCAGTGACCTCGAAGCGCCCCCGGCCGTCACCCGGCGGCTCGGTTACCTGCTCAAGCACGCCCAGGTGCGGCTCGCCGAGCTGGCCGAGCCGCTGTACGAGCCGCTCGGCGTCACCGGGCGGCAGCTCGCGCTGCTCGCGCTGTTCGGTGACGGGCCCGGGCGGTCGCAACAGGACGGCGCGGCGCGCCTCGGCGTCGACCGGACGACGATGGTCGCGCTCGTCGACGAGCTCGAGGCCAAGGGCCTGGTCCGGCGCGAGGTCGCGCCGGGCGATCGCCGCAAGCGGCTGGTGGCGCTGACCGCCGAAGGTGAGCGGATCCGCGAGGCGGGAGAAGAGGCCACGCGGCGGGCTGAGGCACTGTTGCTGGCACCGTTGTCCGCCGAGGGCGCCGACGGGCTGCGCGCCGCGCTGCTCCAGGTCGTTCGCGCGGAGTGA
- a CDS encoding helix-turn-helix domain-containing protein gives MADLKKGARITGNTRDKLAADLKKKYEKGSSIRALAESTGRSYGFVHRVLSESGVQLRGRGGATRVKKK, from the coding sequence GTGGCTGATCTCAAGAAAGGCGCGCGGATCACCGGCAACACGCGCGACAAGCTGGCCGCTGACCTGAAGAAGAAATACGAGAAGGGCTCGAGCATCCGGGCCCTCGCGGAGTCGACGGGCCGGTCCTACGGGTTCGTGCACCGGGTGCTCTCGGAGTCCGGAGTCCAGCTGCGGGGGCGCGGCGGGGCCACGCGGGTCAAGAAGAAGTAG
- a CDS encoding glycosyltransferase 87 family protein — MGTEVGRAPAWRRAARLFSAPARTPGIAALRWDLGFYLVCLAFALPTALKSEFYGYRVWGNFATVAYGFGVLHSGWLLWSARQGREPRGVLGSRWCAVAAVGLLAMILPLAVLVIRRLTGVDWLITPFSWAAQPEVWVIERSADLLLHHGTPYVDVTALGRAPEVNDYTPYGPVMALFGLPRALFGGSPVADALTDARWVFALAACACVLGTLKLLKWPPVPVGAAQLALACPLTALTWAVAGPDLAIVGLLVLSCALAATGRVAWSGLVLALVISAKLIVAPAAAVLAVFVLVRRGKPALTRFAAALVATTAALHLPVYLVDPAAFVEHVFRFPLGMGAVRSPAASPLPGHLIAGLGVAGQVTAFVLVGAAAVAMLVWLVRRPPANGSGALLRIAVGLGALILLTPATRYGYLVYPLVLLGAHLVFRVAEASTARPPRSTP, encoded by the coding sequence GTGGGAACGGAGGTGGGCCGGGCGCCCGCATGGCGGCGCGCGGCACGGCTCTTCAGCGCACCCGCGCGCACTCCCGGCATCGCCGCGTTGCGGTGGGACCTGGGGTTCTACCTCGTCTGCCTGGCCTTCGCGCTGCCGACCGCGCTCAAGTCGGAGTTCTACGGTTACCGCGTCTGGGGCAACTTCGCGACGGTCGCGTACGGCTTCGGCGTGCTGCACAGCGGGTGGCTGCTGTGGTCCGCGCGGCAGGGCCGTGAGCCGCGGGGCGTGCTAGGCTCGCGCTGGTGCGCCGTCGCCGCCGTCGGCTTGTTGGCAATGATCCTTCCGTTGGCAGTACTGGTGATTCGCCGACTGACCGGAGTGGACTGGCTGATCACGCCGTTCTCCTGGGCCGCGCAGCCCGAGGTCTGGGTGATCGAGCGGTCCGCGGATCTGCTGCTGCACCACGGAACCCCGTACGTCGACGTCACCGCGCTCGGCCGGGCCCCCGAGGTAAACGATTACACGCCATACGGTCCCGTGATGGCGCTCTTCGGCCTGCCGCGGGCGCTGTTCGGCGGCTCACCGGTGGCGGACGCGCTCACCGACGCCCGCTGGGTGTTCGCGCTGGCCGCCTGCGCGTGCGTGCTGGGCACGCTCAAGCTGCTGAAGTGGCCGCCGGTGCCGGTCGGGGCCGCGCAGCTCGCGCTCGCCTGCCCGCTCACCGCGCTCACCTGGGCGGTCGCCGGGCCGGACCTCGCGATCGTCGGCCTGCTGGTGCTGTCCTGCGCGCTCGCGGCCACCGGGCGGGTCGCCTGGTCGGGACTCGTGCTGGCGCTGGTGATCAGCGCGAAGCTCATCGTCGCGCCCGCGGCCGCGGTGCTGGCGGTGTTCGTGCTGGTGCGCCGGGGAAAGCCCGCGTTGACGCGGTTCGCCGCGGCGCTCGTGGCGACGACGGCCGCGCTGCACCTGCCCGTGTACCTCGTGGACCCGGCCGCGTTCGTCGAACACGTCTTCCGGTTCCCCCTCGGGATGGGCGCCGTGCGGTCGCCCGCGGCGAGCCCGTTGCCGGGCCACCTCATCGCCGGTCTCGGCGTGGCCGGCCAGGTGACGGCGTTCGTCCTCGTCGGCGCCGCCGCCGTGGCCATGCTGGTCTGGCTGGTGCGCCGGCCCCCCGCGAACGGCTCCGGCGCACTGCTGCGCATCGCCGTCGGACTCGGCGCGTTGATCCTGCTCACCCCGGCCACCCGCTACGGCTACCTGGTGTATCCCCTGGTCCTGCTCGGGGCCCACCTGGTGTTCCGCGTGGCCGAAGCCTCGACTGCGCGCCCCCCGCGCAGCACTCCGTGA
- a CDS encoding ABC-F family ATP-binding cassette domain-containing protein encodes MITATGLELRAGSRILLNGVTVRIQPGDRIGLVGRNGAGKTTSLKVLAGEGEPHAGEVRRSGELGYLPQDPREGDLSVTAKDRVLSARGLDKLMRDMEKAQASMAELVDEAARDKAINRYARLEERFASLGGYAAESEAARICSNLGLADRILAQTLQTLSGGQRRRVELARILFAAAEAGAGGKSETILLLDEPTNHLDADSINWLRGFLKQHDGGLVVISHDVELLADVVNKVWFLDATRGELDLYNMGWQRYLDARATDEKRRRRERANAEKKASALQQQAAKLGAKATKAVAAKNMARRAEQMLSSLDETRVADKVARIKFPDPAPCGRTPLTAEGLSKSYGSLEIFTGVDLAIDRGSKVVVLGLNGAGKTTLLRLLGGMETPDTGEIVPGHGMRLGYYAQEHETLDHDASVWENIRHLSPDTGAQELRNLLGSFLFTGEQLDQPAGTLSGGEKTRLALAGLVSSAANVLLLDEPTNNLDPASRAQVLDALRSFSGAVVLVTHDPGAVEALEPERVILLPDGTEDHWSADYLELVQLA; translated from the coding sequence TTGATCACGGCCACCGGCCTTGAGTTGCGCGCGGGTTCGCGCATCCTGCTCAACGGCGTCACCGTCCGCATCCAGCCCGGCGACCGCATCGGCCTCGTCGGCCGCAACGGCGCGGGCAAGACCACCTCGCTGAAGGTCCTCGCCGGCGAGGGCGAGCCGCACGCGGGCGAGGTCCGCCGCAGCGGCGAGCTCGGCTACCTGCCGCAGGACCCGCGCGAAGGTGATCTTTCGGTCACCGCCAAGGACCGCGTGCTCTCCGCGCGTGGCCTCGACAAGCTGATGCGCGACATGGAGAAGGCCCAGGCCTCCATGGCCGAGCTCGTCGACGAAGCCGCGCGCGACAAGGCCATCAACCGCTACGCCCGGCTCGAGGAGCGCTTCGCGTCCCTCGGCGGGTACGCCGCGGAGAGCGAAGCCGCGCGGATCTGCTCGAACCTCGGTCTCGCCGACCGGATCCTGGCGCAGACGCTGCAGACGCTCTCCGGTGGTCAGCGCCGCCGCGTCGAGCTGGCGCGGATCCTGTTCGCCGCGGCCGAAGCCGGCGCCGGCGGCAAGTCCGAAACGATCCTGCTGCTCGACGAGCCGACCAACCACCTCGACGCCGACTCCATCAACTGGCTGCGCGGCTTCCTCAAGCAGCACGACGGCGGCCTGGTCGTGATCAGCCACGACGTCGAGCTGCTGGCCGACGTCGTCAACAAGGTCTGGTTCCTCGACGCCACCCGCGGCGAGCTCGACCTGTACAACATGGGCTGGCAGCGCTACCTCGACGCGCGCGCCACCGACGAGAAGCGCCGCCGCCGCGAGCGCGCCAACGCCGAGAAGAAGGCCTCGGCGCTGCAGCAGCAGGCCGCGAAGCTCGGGGCGAAGGCGACGAAGGCCGTCGCGGCCAAGAACATGGCGCGCCGCGCCGAGCAGATGCTGTCCTCACTCGACGAGACCCGGGTGGCCGACAAGGTCGCCCGGATCAAGTTCCCGGACCCGGCGCCCTGCGGCCGCACGCCGCTCACCGCCGAGGGGCTGTCCAAGTCGTACGGCTCACTGGAAATCTTCACCGGCGTCGACCTCGCCATCGACCGCGGTTCGAAGGTGGTCGTACTCGGCCTGAACGGTGCCGGAAAGACCACTTTGCTCAGGCTCCTCGGTGGAATGGAAACCCCGGACACCGGTGAGATCGTGCCGGGTCACGGAATGCGTTTGGGCTATTACGCTCAGGAACACGAAACTCTTGATCATGATGCGTCGGTGTGGGAAAACATCCGACATCTCTCCCCGGACACCGGGGCGCAGGAGTTGCGGAACCTGCTGGGTTCGTTCCTCTTCACCGGCGAACAACTCGACCAGCCGGCCGGCACGCTTTCCGGCGGCGAGAAGACCCGGCTCGCGCTGGCCGGCCTGGTCTCCAGCGCTGCCAACGTCTTGCTGCTCGACGAGCCGACGAACAACCTCGACCCGGCCAGCCGTGCGCAGGTCCTGGACGCTTTGCGCAGCTTCTCCGGCGCCGTCGTCCTGGTGACCCACGACCCCGGCGCGGTCGAGGCACTGGAGCCGGAGCGGGTCATCCTGCTGCCCGACGGGACCGAGGACCACTGGTCGGCGGACTACCTGGAACTTGTCCAGCTCGCCTGA
- a CDS encoding acVLRF1 family peptidyl-tRNA hydrolase translates to MAKARQVAGGGRAVEVPPERLRGWFERFSASHGGIAGTEAAPDEVRVTAADGTTATATVPFGPLGEPSLDALFAHALVPRRIALLLVRLGGHSVGIARDGRVEVSRTDRHLVQGRSAAGGWSQQRFARRRAGQARHALQDAAKDAFEVLVPRLSEVDAVVLGGDRRALDELRADRRLAPLFARAEPRVLEIGEPSFAVLEEAATRATSVQVTLRDG, encoded by the coding sequence ATGGCGAAGGCACGGCAGGTCGCGGGCGGCGGGCGCGCCGTCGAGGTCCCGCCGGAACGGCTGCGCGGCTGGTTCGAGCGGTTTTCGGCGTCGCACGGCGGAATCGCCGGAACCGAAGCCGCGCCGGACGAAGTCCGGGTGACCGCGGCCGACGGCACCACCGCGACCGCGACCGTCCCTTTCGGACCGCTCGGCGAGCCCTCCCTCGACGCCCTTTTCGCGCACGCGCTGGTGCCGCGGCGGATCGCGCTCCTGCTCGTGCGGCTCGGCGGGCACAGCGTGGGGATCGCGCGGGATGGCCGGGTCGAGGTCTCGCGCACCGACCGGCACCTCGTGCAGGGCCGGTCCGCCGCGGGCGGCTGGTCGCAGCAGCGCTTCGCCCGGCGTCGCGCGGGACAGGCGCGGCACGCGCTCCAGGACGCCGCGAAGGACGCGTTCGAAGTGCTCGTGCCGCGGCTGTCCGAAGTGGACGCCGTGGTGCTCGGCGGCGACCGCCGCGCCCTCGACGAGCTGCGCGCGGACCGCCGGCTGGCGCCGCTGTTCGCCCGCGCGGAACCCCGGGTGCTGGAGATCGGCGAGCCGAGTTTCGCCGTTCTCGAAGAAGCGGCCACTCGCGCGACGTCGGTGCAGGTCACGCTGCGCGACGGGTGA